From a region of the Leptospira kmetyi serovar Malaysia str. Bejo-Iso9 genome:
- a CDS encoding efflux RND transporter periplasmic adaptor subunit, producing MNKNKFLIGLFILATLAFVSCGKKKKDENKNDNKPPYEMIPLTLTKQQSVISVLGSVSHYNKAEITSKVLGRIEKVYKEEGNRVAKGQPLAKVETLNLEIQLKKDVASLEVQNKQIELTRAKYIQSKQRVERELANIEKARADLKDSKATYDNLNRTYENKKELFKIGAVSETELKGIETGIVSAQTNYFKAQKNLDTLQVGYRPEDLKRAGFKVPTDKVKLHEALVDLNTIVEKSELDIAIANLKSIQASIDSTNLLIRESTILSPLKGIVAVRSIFPGEAVKEGQAIYVVVDDSEFLLKFAVNESDLNRIKPDQEVEFVVDALPKKKLIGKILIISPIIDPQSRTAEVKVIYKNNEELLRPGMFARAEIKDLNPEPAFFIPAKSILPGKEKNEGFIFVSKNNLLFKKPVKIESVSGENSRITGDLNEGELVAIGNVAGLKEGEKAPEPILKKETTPK from the coding sequence ATGAATAAAAATAAATTCTTAATCGGACTTTTCATACTTGCAACTTTGGCTTTCGTTTCCTGCGGCAAAAAGAAAAAGGACGAAAACAAAAACGACAACAAACCTCCGTATGAAATGATCCCGTTGACGCTTACAAAACAACAATCCGTCATCAGCGTTCTCGGAAGCGTTTCGCATTACAACAAGGCCGAAATCACGTCCAAGGTTCTGGGAAGAATCGAAAAGGTTTACAAGGAAGAAGGAAACAGAGTCGCCAAAGGACAACCTCTGGCGAAAGTCGAAACCTTAAACTTGGAGATCCAACTCAAAAAAGACGTTGCGTCTTTGGAAGTGCAGAACAAACAAATCGAACTTACAAGAGCGAAATACATCCAATCCAAACAAAGAGTGGAGCGGGAATTAGCGAATATAGAAAAAGCGAGAGCGGATTTAAAAGATTCTAAAGCGACATACGATAACCTCAACAGGACGTATGAAAACAAAAAGGAGCTTTTTAAAATCGGAGCCGTTTCCGAAACCGAATTGAAAGGAATCGAAACCGGAATCGTATCCGCTCAAACGAACTATTTCAAAGCGCAGAAGAATTTGGACACGTTGCAAGTCGGTTATCGTCCGGAGGATTTGAAACGCGCGGGCTTTAAGGTTCCCACCGATAAAGTCAAACTGCACGAAGCGCTCGTCGATCTGAATACGATCGTAGAAAAATCCGAACTGGATATCGCGATCGCAAATTTAAAAAGTATTCAAGCGAGTATCGATTCGACAAATCTTTTGATCCGAGAATCCACCATTCTTTCTCCTTTAAAGGGAATCGTGGCGGTAAGATCCATCTTCCCCGGCGAAGCGGTTAAGGAAGGTCAGGCGATTTACGTGGTAGTGGACGATTCCGAATTCTTATTAAAGTTTGCGGTAAACGAATCGGATCTCAATCGAATCAAACCGGATCAAGAAGTCGAGTTCGTCGTCGACGCATTGCCGAAGAAAAAATTAATCGGAAAGATTTTGATCATCAGCCCGATCATCGATCCGCAAAGTAGAACCGCGGAAGTGAAGGTAATTTATAAAAACAACGAAGAATTGCTTCGACCGGGAATGTTCGCAAGAGCGGAAATCAAGGACTTGAATCCGGAGCCCGCATTCTTTATTCCCGCAAAGAGTATTCTTCCCGGAAAGGAAAAGAACGAGGGTTTTATTTTCGTATCGAAGAACAATCTTCTCTTTAAAAAACCGGTTAAGATTGAAAGTGTGAGCGGAGAAAATTCGAGAATCACCGGAGATTTAAACGAAGGAGAACTTGTCGCGATCGGAAACGTAGCCGGTTTGAAGGAAGGTGAAAAAGCTCCCGAACCGATCTTAAAAAAGGAAACGACTCCGAAATAA
- a CDS encoding TolC family protein, with product MLFLYSFGKPLNGTAGENLILDLRKSEDIAVENSPDVRLLGSQQMIKSLIVKESWRTYFPTASVSWFRNTNVVENESDSRSQRIALNVDQVIFDGGRRSLALQAALNDLNLSKFDFLISINNLKLKVRNAYYALLSNKAQLEIQARSIQRQKDQLRFSQRELKLGETTEVQLLQIENRLNEIILQNKRTETAYQSGIEEFKILLRLPSSTKLALSADILHGIKFAYKELSLENLVGLAFQSRIEFARTRAAEIQTTSEYEIAKSFYIPTVSVGGFYASSGDRYDPKQREYGFNFKFSMALGPNSIQDTSNFISRNEDANRSLTSTTTVGIMDNMQYKRKIAQTGIAAEQAQITRRQLDDIIRIEVSKALQNYKLTWESLKLADENAKVFEKRLLIKEKQVSLGDARRTDLAETEIFYLEAINTMISSRVQYLTAVSQLEMAIGASLDSLELIKTGKN from the coding sequence ATGTTGTTCCTGTATTCTTTCGGAAAACCGTTGAACGGAACCGCAGGCGAAAATCTCATTCTCGATTTGAGAAAATCGGAAGATATCGCCGTGGAAAACAGCCCCGATGTTCGTCTTTTGGGAAGCCAACAGATGATCAAAAGTTTAATCGTAAAGGAAAGTTGGAGAACCTACTTTCCAACCGCTTCGGTTTCCTGGTTTAGAAACACGAACGTCGTCGAAAACGAATCGGACAGCAGATCGCAAAGGATCGCGTTGAACGTCGATCAGGTGATCTTCGACGGCGGAAGAAGATCTCTCGCTCTACAAGCCGCGTTGAACGATTTGAATCTTTCCAAATTCGACTTTTTGATTTCGATCAACAACCTCAAACTCAAGGTAAGAAACGCCTATTACGCGCTTCTCAGCAATAAAGCGCAACTCGAGATTCAAGCAAGATCCATTCAAAGACAAAAGGATCAGCTTCGTTTTTCTCAAAGAGAATTAAAACTGGGAGAAACGACCGAGGTTCAACTCTTACAGATCGAAAACAGATTGAACGAAATCATTCTTCAAAACAAAAGAACCGAAACCGCGTATCAATCCGGAATCGAAGAGTTTAAAATTCTTTTGCGTTTACCGAGTTCGACGAAACTCGCGTTGAGCGCGGACATTCTTCACGGAATCAAATTCGCATACAAGGAACTGTCGCTCGAAAACTTGGTAGGCCTTGCGTTTCAATCGAGAATCGAATTCGCAAGAACCAGAGCCGCCGAAATCCAAACGACTTCGGAATACGAAATCGCAAAATCATTCTATATTCCCACCGTATCCGTGGGAGGTTTCTACGCTTCTTCCGGAGACCGTTACGATCCGAAACAAAGGGAATACGGATTCAATTTCAAATTCAGTATGGCCTTAGGTCCGAACTCGATTCAGGACACTTCGAATTTCATCTCCAGAAACGAAGACGCGAACCGTTCCCTTACTTCCACAACGACTGTCGGAATCATGGACAACATGCAGTATAAGAGAAAGATCGCGCAGACGGGAATCGCCGCCGAACAGGCTCAGATCACGAGAAGACAACTCGACGATATCATCCGCATCGAAGTCTCCAAAGCATTACAAAATTATAAACTAACTTGGGAATCCCTGAAACTCGCCGACGAAAACGCGAAAGTTTTCGAAAAAAGACTTCTCATCAAGGAAAAACAAGTGAGCTTAGGCGACGCGAGAAGAACCGATCTCGCCGAAACGGAAATTTTTTACTTGGAAGCGATCAACACGATGATTTCGTCCAGAGTTCAGTATTTAACCGCGGTTTCCCAATTGGAAATGGCGATCGGAGCCAGTCTCGACTCCTTGGAACTAATCAAAACCGGAAAAAATTAA
- a CDS encoding lipoprotein codes for MTSNKPFLTLILLPFLLFNCAIIQRTKVHWISNVEDVRSPTEKIGTIKKVSINRFTAKPSNFGGFSAENFTNSLRFFLTKEGLDVSIQEIQPDPPKTNPSENSPVTGSPPQSSTSLLGYGNLSTGGSGLVTESGEKPMEPSKENIQKACNVSNCNVYIDGYIYEKKTGNILDENVTTGIFVRIYNTSGAMIAQIKLSSGVTMEIFDNNALLAEMTSERIRSILNRETRSSSFNWKFWE; via the coding sequence ATGACATCAAATAAACCTTTTCTAACGCTGATTCTTCTTCCTTTCTTACTCTTCAACTGCGCGATCATTCAAAGAACCAAGGTTCATTGGATTTCAAACGTTGAGGATGTTCGAAGCCCAACCGAAAAAATCGGAACGATCAAAAAGGTCAGCATCAATCGATTCACCGCAAAACCTTCCAACTTCGGAGGATTTTCAGCGGAGAATTTTACGAACAGCCTAAGATTCTTTTTAACCAAAGAAGGTCTGGATGTTTCCATTCAGGAAATTCAACCCGATCCGCCGAAAACGAATCCGTCCGAAAATTCTCCCGTAACGGGAAGTCCTCCTCAAAGTAGTACGAGTTTACTCGGTTACGGAAATCTTTCCACCGGCGGTTCCGGACTTGTGACCGAATCCGGAGAAAAGCCGATGGAACCGTCGAAAGAAAACATTCAAAAAGCGTGTAACGTTTCCAACTGCAACGTGTACATCGACGGTTATATATACGAAAAGAAAACGGGCAACATTTTGGACGAGAACGTTACCACCGGAATTTTCGTGAGAATCTACAACACTTCCGGAGCGATGATAGCCCAGATCAAACTGAGTTCCGGCGTAACGATGGAAATCTTCGACAACAACGCACTACTCGCAGAAATGACTTCGGAAAGAATCAGATCCATTCTCAATCGAGAAACCCGCTCCTCATCCTTCAACTGGAAGTTTTGGGAATAA